The DNA sequence ACGGGGTTCGGGCGGCGCTCCTTGGCTGAGCGCCGGCCCCGCGTCGCTCCTTGGGGCTCGCGGGGCCAGCGCTCAACGCATGCCGGTTGGCCTGTCCTCAGGCAGAGCCGCTACCGATCGAGCGGGGCTCCGCCGTTCAGGACATGACCTCGCCGACCTCGACACCGCCGTCTCGCTCGAGGATCGGGCAGCCCTTGGCCAGAGTGATGGCCCCCTCGAGGTCGTCTGCGCTGACCAGCGAGTAACCGCCCAGCACCGTGTCCGGCGCGCCGCGTCCGAGCGTGCTGGTGGCGACGACCCGGTCGCCGCGAGCGACGACTCGGTCGCCCATAGTCTCGAACCAGGCGCTCCACTGGTCCACGGCGTCGGGAGTCGGCGTGTAGTTCTTGGGCGCTCGGTAGATGAACACGAACGTGGACATGATGGTCCTCCTTTTCGGCCGGCTGGGAGCCGGCAGGCCGCCGCTCGGTGGCCTCACCTATCCGACGCAGCACCAGAGACAGTTTGGACACAGGCGGGCCTGTCCAAATCCCTGGGTGACCTGCGTCGTACAGAGGAGAGCCGTGTATCGTGCGGCGCGTCGGAGCAGGAGGAACCATGCCCGGTTACATGTTGTTGCTGTACGCACCCGAGGTGGAGGCGACCCAGCAGGCGGAAAGGGACGCCGAGATGCCGCTTTGGAACGAGGTGACCCAGAGCCTCCGTGACGCCGGACTGCTCGTCTCCGTCGGCCGACTGCATCCGGTGGCCAGAGCGACCACGGTCCGAGTGCGCGACGGCGAGGCCGATCTCACCGACGGGCCATTCGCCGTGACCAAGGAGGTGCTCGGCGGCTACTACCTGCTGGACTGCGCGGACCTCGACGAGGCGCTCGAGCATGCTGCCCGGTTGCCGCTCTCCCGCTATGGGTCGGTCGAGGTGCGGCCGATGATGGATGTCGACTCGGTCACCACTCCCTGACCGACCGCCGTCCGATGGTGACGATCCGACAGCGGCGGTGGTGGCGCGGGCGTTTCGCGACGAGCGTGCGTCCGTGCTTGCCACTCTCATCCGCCACGTCGGGGACTTTCAGGTCGCGGAGGACGCCGTGCAGGACGCCTTCGCGGCTGCGATCACGGCCTGGCGCCGCGACGGCGTTCCCAAGAACCCCGGGGCCTGGATCACGGTCACGGCGCGGCGGCGGGCGATCGATCGCCTCCGTCGGGATCGCTCCGTCTCCGATCGGGCCGAGCGCCTGGCCGAGCTGGTCCGCCTGGATCAACAGGAGCACCCCTCGGTGAGCGAGGAGAGCGCCGTTGTCGACGATCGGCTGCGGCTGATCTTCACGTCCTGCCACCCGGCGCTCGATCTCCAGGCCCGGGTGGCGCTGACGCTGCGCACGCTCGGTGGTCTGACGACCGGCGAGATCGGGCGCGCCTTCCTCGTGTCGGAGCCGACCATGGGAAAGCGAATCGTGCGGGCCAAGCGCAAGATCGCCGATGCGCACATCCCATACCGGGTTCCCTCCGATGCCGACCTGCCCGACCGTCTCCTCGGCGTGCTGCGGGTGGCGTACCTGATCTTCAACGAGGGCTATTCGGCCAGCGAGGGCGATCGTCTGGTACGAGGTGAGCTGTGCAGCGAGGCGATCCGACTCGGCCAGCTCCTGTCCCAGCTGATGCCCGACGAGGCTGAGGTGTGGGGGCTGCTGGCGCTGATGCTGCTTCACGACGCGCGTCGCGCGACACGGGTCGACGACCAGGGACGCTACGTCACCCTCGACGAGCAGGACCGCTCGGCTTGGGACCGGCAGCAGATCGACGATGGCCTCCAGGCGCTCGCGCACGCGGCACGGTTGCGGCGGCCGGGTGAGTATCAGCTGCAGGCCGCCATCACCGCTCTCCATGTTCGGGGCGCCGACGCCGGCGCGACCGATTGGGAGCAGATCGCCGAGCTGTATGGAGCATTGGCGGAGGTCAGACCCTCGCCGGTCGTCGAGCTCAACCGCGCTGCCGCCGTCGGGTTCGCGGCGGGCCCCGAAGCCGGTCTCGCCCTGCTCCGACCCTTGCTCGGCGACTCCGCGCTCGCGGCCTACCAGCCCATGCACGCCACCCACGCCGACCTGCTCAGGCGCTCCGGCGACCCTGCCGGCGCGGCGCGTGCCTACGAGAAGGCGATCGCCTTGAGCACCAACGCGGTCGAGCGCGCCGAGCTCGAGCGACGGCTCCGGACGCTTCGGGACGGCTGAGTT is a window from the Acidimicrobiales bacterium genome containing:
- a CDS encoding YciI family protein; the protein is MSTFVFIYRAPKNYTPTPDAVDQWSAWFETMGDRVVARGDRVVATSTLGRGAPDTVLGGYSLVSADDLEGAITLAKGCPILERDGGVEVGEVMS
- a CDS encoding YciI family protein; the encoded protein is MPGYMLLLYAPEVEATQQAERDAEMPLWNEVTQSLRDAGLLVSVGRLHPVARATTVRVRDGEADLTDGPFAVTKEVLGGYYLLDCADLDEALEHAARLPLSRYGSVEVRPMMDVDSVTTP
- a CDS encoding sigma-70 family RNA polymerase sigma factor gives rise to the protein MSTRSPLPDRPPSDGDDPTAAVVARAFRDERASVLATLIRHVGDFQVAEDAVQDAFAAAITAWRRDGVPKNPGAWITVTARRRAIDRLRRDRSVSDRAERLAELVRLDQQEHPSVSEESAVVDDRLRLIFTSCHPALDLQARVALTLRTLGGLTTGEIGRAFLVSEPTMGKRIVRAKRKIADAHIPYRVPSDADLPDRLLGVLRVAYLIFNEGYSASEGDRLVRGELCSEAIRLGQLLSQLMPDEAEVWGLLALMLLHDARRATRVDDQGRYVTLDEQDRSAWDRQQIDDGLQALAHAARLRRPGEYQLQAAITALHVRGADAGATDWEQIAELYGALAEVRPSPVVELNRAAAVGFAAGPEAGLALLRPLLGDSALAAYQPMHATHADLLRRSGDPAGAARAYEKAIALSTNAVERAELERRLRTLRDG